Proteins from one Vicinamibacterales bacterium genomic window:
- a CDS encoding zf-HC2 domain-containing protein — MTTPKRPSARCRSLLLEVSQFLDGDLTPARRKTIERHITECGCCGTLAGRLRKTIAACRAEGNKRPPVAVRARAAARIKKLLAARHRSA, encoded by the coding sequence GTGACCACGCCCAAACGCCCGTCTGCCCGCTGCCGCTCCCTGCTGCTGGAGGTGTCGCAGTTCCTGGATGGAGACCTGACGCCCGCGCGGCGCAAGACCATCGAGCGTCATATCACCGAATGCGGATGTTGCGGAACGCTGGCCGGTCGGTTGCGGAAGACGATAGCCGCGTGCCGCGCCGAGGGGAACAAGCGTCCGCCCGTCGCGGTGAGGGCACGCGCCGCCGCGCGCATCAAGAAGCTGCTGGCTGCGAGGCATCGGTCCGCCTAA
- a CDS encoding RNA polymerase sigma factor → MTTKKVTKAVGGRSVTKKQRLNPLHTGAVDPATDEYAGLVTAAASGDEAALERLLMRAQEVAWRFSTSVCGHADDAEDAMQEALIKTYRYVGRIKEPEAFRPWLYRTVRNACLMGRRKKVDEPRRLQSLDEMLPGPDHPIGIDPPHPGKNPEQLADNAGLRRRLRKALRRLPAPYRAIVFMREMEGLSTREVAEVMGISEDNVKTRLHRARVQLQAELGEQAK, encoded by the coding sequence ATGACCACGAAAAAGGTGACAAAGGCAGTTGGCGGCAGGAGTGTCACCAAAAAGCAGCGGCTGAATCCCTTGCATACGGGCGCGGTGGACCCGGCGACGGACGAATATGCCGGACTGGTCACCGCGGCTGCCAGCGGCGACGAAGCGGCCCTCGAACGGCTGCTGATGCGGGCTCAAGAGGTGGCGTGGCGGTTCAGCACCTCGGTATGCGGACATGCCGACGACGCCGAAGACGCGATGCAGGAAGCCCTGATCAAGACGTATCGCTACGTTGGCCGCATCAAGGAACCGGAGGCCTTCCGCCCATGGCTGTATCGCACCGTGCGCAACGCGTGCCTGATGGGGAGGCGGAAGAAAGTGGACGAACCGCGACGGCTGCAGTCGCTGGACGAGATGTTGCCGGGCCCCGACCACCCGATCGGCATCGATCCGCCGCACCCGGGCAAGAACCCGGAGCAACTGGCCGACAATGCCGGCCTTCGTCGTCGCTTGCGGAAGGCGTTGCGCCGTCTGCCCGCTCCCTACCGCGCGATTGTGTTCATGCGGGAGATGGAGGGGCTGTCGACTCGAGAGGTAGCGGAGGTAATGGGGATTTCAGAGGACAACGTGAAGACTCGCCTGCACCGTGCCCGTGTGCAACTCCAGGCGGAGTTGGGGGAGCAGGCGAAGTGA
- a CDS encoding TolC family protein has product MIRRLSTVLLVAGLGLAAPAAAQTPSPLTLTQAIARARAQNPEAGSAAAAEREAAERLIQARAGYFPKVDFTESWQRGNLPVFVFGSLLAQRQFTAADFALAALNHPDAVNNFRAGLTVEQSLFDGATRANVRAAGIGRDLTAAGRLLVDQRLSQSVTDAYGRVLMATATVRSVAAAVETARADRELAGNRRDAGLVTDADVLQLDVYMARTLEQQVQATAEERIARARLNQLIGEPLGTVFMLEPVVPTAAGVAADSATLEAEAVKNRPEVTLATLQEQLARAAVTAARASFLPQVSAQGGWELNGGGWNSRASSWVVGAVARINLFHGFADQSRLAEAREQATRRGLERGQAETAARLDVQIALARLDAARASEAVGRAAADQARESRRIIRDRYESGLTDAASLLRAAEAVQGAETQQIAAQVNVLTATAALERAMGKR; this is encoded by the coding sequence ATGATACGACGCCTCTCGACCGTACTCCTGGTGGCCGGGCTTGGGCTGGCTGCGCCCGCCGCGGCCCAAACCCCATCCCCGCTTACGCTTACGCAGGCCATCGCCCGGGCGCGCGCCCAGAATCCCGAGGCTGGGTCGGCAGCCGCCGCCGAGCGGGAAGCCGCGGAGCGCCTGATCCAGGCTCGCGCGGGCTACTTCCCGAAGGTGGATTTCACCGAATCGTGGCAACGCGGCAACCTGCCGGTCTTTGTGTTTGGGTCGCTGCTGGCTCAACGGCAGTTCACCGCCGCCGATTTCGCGCTCGCCGCCCTCAATCACCCGGATGCCGTGAACAACTTCCGCGCCGGCCTCACGGTCGAGCAGTCGCTGTTTGACGGCGCCACCAGGGCCAACGTGCGGGCTGCCGGCATTGGCCGCGACCTGACTGCCGCCGGGCGGCTGCTGGTGGACCAACGCCTGTCGCAATCCGTCACCGACGCCTATGGCCGCGTGCTGATGGCCACCGCAACTGTCCGGTCGGTCGCCGCCGCCGTCGAGACCGCGCGCGCGGATCGCGAGCTGGCGGGCAACCGGCGTGATGCGGGCCTGGTCACCGACGCGGATGTGCTGCAACTCGATGTGTATATGGCCCGGACCCTCGAACAGCAGGTGCAGGCCACTGCCGAAGAGCGAATCGCGCGGGCCCGGCTCAACCAGTTGATTGGCGAGCCGCTGGGCACCGTCTTCATGCTCGAGCCGGTTGTGCCCACGGCCGCTGGCGTCGCCGCCGATTCGGCGACGCTCGAAGCCGAGGCCGTGAAGAACCGTCCGGAGGTCACGCTGGCGACCCTGCAGGAGCAACTCGCGCGTGCCGCCGTCACGGCCGCCCGCGCCAGCTTCCTGCCCCAGGTTTCGGCGCAGGGCGGCTGGGAGCTCAACGGCGGCGGCTGGAACTCGCGCGCCTCGAGTTGGGTGGTTGGCGCCGTTGCGAGGATCAACCTGTTCCACGGCTTCGCCGATCAGTCGCGGCTCGCCGAAGCGCGCGAGCAGGCGACGCGGCGCGGCCTCGAGCGGGGACAGGCGGAGACCGCGGCACGGCTGGATGTGCAGATCGCGCTGGCCCGTCTCGATGCCGCCCGCGCCAGTGAAGCCGTGGGCCGCGCCGCCGCCGACCAGGCGCGCGAAAGCCGGCGCATCATCCGCGACCGCTATGAAAGCGGACTGACCGATGCCGCCTCGCTGCTGCGCGCGGCGGAAGCCGTGCAGGGTGCCGAAACTCAACAAATCGCGGCGCAGGTGAACGTGCTCACCGCAACCGCCGCGCTTGAACGCGCAATGGGAAAGCGATGA